A genome region from Bacillaceae bacterium IKA-2 includes the following:
- a CDS encoding MFS transporter, with translation MPKALWLLVIGMVINVTGASFLWPLNTIYIHQELGKSLSVAGLVLMVNAGAGVLGNLFGGRLFDRIGGYKTIILGISITMASAFTLAFFHSWIYYVVLLVGLGFGSGITFPAMYAMAGFVWPEGGRKAFNAIYVAQNLGIAIGASLGGLVASIRFDYVFFANGFMYVIFFIVAFFGYKGLEGAGADKVQATSVFDQRVTIENKSRFKALLILCVGFIICWVAYSQWPTTIAVHTQSLGISLRQYSFIWTVNGALIVLGQPIIALLIKKWFHTFKGQIYFGLGIFMVSFFILAQAEVFLMFLVAMIILTIGEMFVWPVVPTIAHQLAPKGKEGFYQGIVNSVAQGGRMLGPFLGGVAVDSFGMQALFYGIMLMFIISFVTTYMYDRHLVVERIEENITSGIG, from the coding sequence ATGCCAAAGGCGTTATGGTTGCTTGTCATCGGTATGGTGATCAACGTAACTGGCGCTTCTTTTTTGTGGCCACTTAATACAATTTATATTCATCAAGAACTGGGGAAATCATTGAGTGTGGCTGGTCTTGTATTGATGGTTAATGCAGGAGCAGGAGTACTTGGTAATTTATTTGGGGGCAGACTTTTTGATCGAATTGGCGGCTATAAAACCATCATATTGGGAATTTCAATTACGATGGCAAGCGCATTTACGTTAGCATTTTTTCATAGTTGGATTTATTATGTTGTTTTATTAGTTGGATTAGGTTTTGGTTCTGGGATCACGTTTCCAGCTATGTATGCAATGGCTGGTTTTGTTTGGCCTGAAGGTGGCAGAAAGGCGTTTAATGCGATTTATGTAGCTCAAAATCTTGGAATAGCAATTGGGGCATCACTTGGTGGACTTGTTGCTTCAATTCGATTTGATTATGTATTTTTTGCAAATGGCTTTATGTATGTGATTTTCTTTATAGTTGCTTTTTTCGGATATAAAGGGTTGGAGGGCGCGGGAGCTGATAAAGTGCAAGCGACGAGCGTTTTTGATCAAAGGGTGACAATTGAAAATAAGTCTAGGTTTAAGGCGTTATTAATTCTTTGTGTCGGGTTTATTATTTGTTGGGTTGCCTATTCACAGTGGCCAACAACGATAGCAGTGCACACTCAGTCACTAGGGATTAGCTTGAGGCAGTATAGCTTTATTTGGACAGTAAATGGTGCTTTGATCGTTCTTGGACAGCCTATAATCGCACTATTGATAAAAAAATGGTTCCACACTTTTAAAGGACAGATTTACTTTGGTCTCGGAATTTTTATGGTTTCATTTTTTATTTTGGCCCAAGCAGAAGTTTTTCTTATGTTTTTGGTGGCTATGATTATTTTAACGATTGGAGAGATGTTTGTTTGGCCAGTCGTGCCAACAATTGCTCATCAGTTGGCGCCAAAAGGGAAAGAGGGTTTTTACCAAGGAATTGTTAATAGTGTTGCTCAAGGTGGGAGAATGCTAGGCCCATTTCTTGGAGGTGTTGCTGTTGATTCGTTTGGAATGCAGGCATTATTTTACGGTATAATGTTGATGTTTATAATTAGTTTTGTAACAACCTACATGTACGATCGCCACCTTGTTGTTGAACGTATTGAGGAAAATATAACTTCAGGTATAGGTTGA
- the ltaE gene encoding low-specificity L-threonine aldolase, with translation MIDLRSDTITKPTNKMREAMFNAEVGDDVYGEDPTINKLENLAAQMLGKEAALFVTSGTQGNQIAVLTHCRLGDEIILDEDSHIVFYEAGAIAAFAGVQPRTIKSHQGLIDPEKLESAIRTNDIHFPDTSLICLENTHNRAGGVAISASHMSKLFEVANQKNIPVHLDGARLMNAAVAFGEPLTMFTQYTTTVQICLSKGLGAPVGSILAGPKPFIEKARKWRKRLGGGLRQAGILGAAGIIALTEMVDRLAIDHDNAKILADGLSKHSSLTVINNVDTNIVLIDISKTGKDSSQFIEDLKNSGVLAVPFGPSTVRFTTHYDVSREKIEQSIDLIMNL, from the coding sequence ATGATTGATTTACGTAGTGATACAATTACAAAACCTACAAATAAAATGCGCGAGGCGATGTTTAATGCTGAAGTTGGTGACGACGTTTATGGAGAGGATCCAACTATTAATAAACTAGAAAACCTTGCCGCCCAAATGTTAGGTAAAGAAGCGGCATTATTTGTGACAAGTGGGACTCAAGGCAATCAAATTGCGGTACTAACCCACTGTCGCCTAGGAGACGAAATAATTTTAGATGAAGATTCCCATATCGTTTTTTATGAGGCTGGTGCTATTGCAGCTTTTGCTGGAGTTCAGCCGCGGACAATTAAATCTCACCAAGGTCTAATCGACCCAGAGAAACTCGAGAGTGCAATCCGCACAAATGATATTCATTTTCCTGATACTAGTCTTATCTGTTTAGAAAACACCCATAACCGGGCAGGGGGGGTTGCAATTTCCGCTAGTCATATGTCCAAACTTTTCGAGGTTGCCAACCAAAAAAATATTCCTGTTCATCTAGATGGAGCTCGTTTGATGAATGCCGCAGTTGCTTTTGGAGAGCCTCTCACAATGTTCACGCAGTACACAACAACTGTCCAAATTTGCCTGTCAAAAGGCTTAGGTGCTCCTGTCGGCTCGATTTTGGCTGGTCCAAAGCCATTTATTGAAAAAGCACGAAAATGGCGAAAACGTTTAGGTGGTGGTCTAAGGCAGGCCGGCATTCTAGGTGCTGCCGGTATCATCGCCTTAACAGAAATGGTCGATCGTTTGGCAATCGATCATGATAATGCTAAAATACTTGCAGATGGTTTGAGCAAGCATTCATCTTTAACAGTCATAAACAACGTCGATACGAACATTGTTTTAATTGATATAAGCAAGACCGGAAAAGACTCTTCACAATTTATTGAAGATCTGAAAAATTCAGGTGTTCTTGCTGTCCCATTTGGCCCATCAACTGTTAGATTTACAACCCATTACGATGTAAGTCGAGAAAAGATTGAACAATCAATAGATTTAATTATGAATTTATGA
- a CDS encoding TIGR01212 family radical SAM protein (This family includes YhcC from E. coli K-12, an uncharacterized radical SAM protein.), with the protein MTLNDQLIPIMFGDKRYHSWNFHLRQEFGEKIFKIPLDAGFDCPNRDGTVASGGCTFCSERGSGDFAGDRKDDLITQFNTIKAKMHEKWPNGKYIGYFQAYTNTYAPVEELREMFEVILEQEGVIGLSIATRPDCLPDDVVEYLGELNKKTYLWVELGLQTVHERTANLINRAHDYQTYVDGVKKLRKHNIQICAHIINGLPLETPEMMMETAKEVAKLDVQGIKIHLLHLLRKTAMVKQYEKGMLEFMSSEEYIKLVCDQLEIIPPEMVIHRLTGDGPPDLLIGPMWSLNKWEVLNGIDAELKRRNSHQGKYYSRG; encoded by the coding sequence ATGACATTAAACGATCAACTAATACCGATCATGTTCGGCGACAAACGCTATCATTCATGGAACTTTCATCTACGCCAAGAGTTTGGTGAAAAAATATTTAAAATCCCTTTAGATGCTGGTTTTGATTGCCCAAACCGAGATGGCACTGTCGCTAGTGGCGGCTGTACTTTTTGTAGTGAACGTGGTTCAGGCGATTTTGCCGGTGACCGTAAAGATGATCTTATTACTCAGTTCAATACAATTAAAGCAAAAATGCATGAAAAATGGCCCAACGGCAAATACATTGGTTATTTTCAAGCTTATACAAACACATACGCACCCGTGGAGGAACTTCGCGAAATGTTTGAAGTGATTTTAGAACAAGAGGGGGTCATCGGTCTCTCGATTGCGACCCGACCAGATTGTTTACCAGATGATGTCGTCGAATATTTAGGTGAGCTCAATAAAAAAACGTACCTCTGGGTTGAATTAGGTTTACAGACCGTGCATGAGCGAACTGCTAACTTAATCAACCGTGCCCATGATTATCAAACATATGTTGATGGTGTTAAAAAATTACGCAAGCATAACATTCAAATCTGTGCCCACATTATTAACGGATTACCTCTTGAAACACCTGAGATGATGATGGAAACGGCAAAAGAAGTAGCAAAGTTAGACGTTCAGGGTATTAAAATTCATCTTCTTCACCTTTTACGCAAAACAGCAATGGTCAAGCAGTATGAAAAAGGCATGCTAGAGTTTATGAGTTCAGAAGAGTATATTAAGCTTGTTTGCGACCAACTGGAGATCATTCCGCCTGAAATGGTTATTCATCGCTTAACGGGTGACGGCCCCCCTGATTTACTGATTGGACCAATGTGGAGCTTAAATAAATGGGAAGTCCTAAACGGGATAGATGCTGAACTAAAGCGGCGCAACAGTCACCAAGGCAAATACTATTCTAGGGGGTAA
- a CDS encoding class I SAM-dependent methyltransferase, with amino-acid sequence MKVLGILPFARKLLKDAVSNGDTVIDATAGNGHDTLFLAQLVGASGRVYSFDIQETAIANTKARLCEHNCLTQATLFQIGHENVKSLLSAADHGNISGCIFNLGYLPGGDKEIVTKAETTLNAISDILPLLKKEAIIVLVIYQGHDEGKKEKDHLLKFVTTIDQTKAHVLTYHFINQKNNPPFIIAIEKR; translated from the coding sequence ATCAAAGTGTTAGGAATTCTCCCTTTTGCCCGTAAGCTTTTAAAAGATGCAGTTTCTAATGGAGATACTGTCATCGACGCAACCGCCGGAAACGGTCATGACACATTATTTTTGGCTCAACTTGTTGGCGCGTCTGGTCGTGTCTATAGTTTTGATATCCAAGAAACTGCGATCGCTAATACAAAGGCTCGTTTATGTGAACACAACTGTCTTACTCAAGCCACTCTTTTCCAAATCGGTCATGAAAATGTAAAATCGCTCCTATCAGCCGCGGATCATGGCAATATTTCCGGCTGTATTTTTAATCTCGGCTACTTACCCGGTGGAGATAAGGAGATTGTTACAAAAGCTGAAACGACCTTAAATGCGATTTCTGATATATTGCCTCTCTTAAAAAAAGAGGCAATTATCGTTCTTGTCATCTATCAAGGCCATGATGAGGGAAAAAAAGAAAAAGACCATTTGCTTAAGTTTGTCACTACAATCGACCAAACAAAAGCACACGTCCTAACCTATCATTTTATTAATCAAAAAAACAATCCTCCATTTATTATCGCGATTGAGAAAAGATAA
- a CDS encoding carbonic anhydrase, whose amino-acid sequence MNLLDETILHNEAFVVEKKYEPFITSKFPDKKLVILSCMDTRLTHMLPQALNLKNGDAKIIKNAGAVISHPFGSIMRSIIVAVYALGAEEVWIIGHHGCGMAGLEAKSVLDKSEARGINPEVIKNLHFSGININSWLKGFANVEDSVQHSVEMVRHHPLFPADIPVHGLVIDPGTGKLDVITNGYENGKI is encoded by the coding sequence ATGAATTTATTAGATGAAACTATTTTACATAACGAAGCTTTTGTCGTCGAGAAAAAGTATGAACCATTTATAACAAGTAAATTCCCAGATAAAAAATTAGTGATTCTTTCATGTATGGATACAAGACTTACCCACATGCTGCCACAAGCTTTAAATTTAAAAAACGGAGATGCAAAAATTATTAAAAATGCTGGTGCCGTTATCTCTCATCCATTTGGGAGTATTATGCGTAGTATCATCGTAGCAGTTTACGCGTTAGGTGCTGAAGAAGTTTGGATCATTGGTCACCACGGTTGTGGCATGGCAGGACTTGAGGCGAAATCTGTATTAGATAAATCTGAGGCAAGAGGAATTAATCCAGAAGTGATTAAAAACCTTCATTTCTCAGGTATTAACATTAATTCATGGCTAAAGGGATTTGCAAATGTAGAAGATAGTGTTCAACACAGTGTCGAAATGGTTAGGCACCACCCCTTATTCCCAGCAGATATTCCTGTTCACGGCCTTGTTATTGACCCCGGAACTGGGAAGTTAGATGTTATAACTAATGGCTATGAAAATGGAAAAATCTAA
- a CDS encoding YjcZ family sporulation protein codes for MMFGNFGSVDHGAAAYAQAQANGMAEAYAKANGEAYAQAYSSGYGHGAAPAPRAAGRGFALIIVLFILLVIIGASWTAV; via the coding sequence ATGATGTTTGGAAATTTTGGTTCAGTAGATCATGGTGCGGCAGCTTACGCTCAAGCTCAAGCAAATGGTATGGCTGAGGCTTATGCTAAAGCAAACGGTGAAGCATATGCTCAAGCTTATAGTTCAGGTTACGGTCACGGAGCTGCTCCGGCTCCCCGCGCGGCGGGACGTGGCTTTGCGTTAATTATTGTGTTATTTATTTTACTAGTAATAATTGGTGCTTCATGGACTGCAGTTTAA
- the speD gene encoding adenosylmethionine decarboxylase: MMIIPEQRIILHEFNNLTKSLSFNMYDICFTRTKQERQAYIEYIDEEYSAERLSKKLNHVAEIIGAHVLSVAKQDYVPQGASVTMLVSEGPIVEVPSESYEETPGPLPNAVTMQLDKSHITVHTYPEYHPIEGISSFRADIDVATCGEISPLKALNYLIYSFETDVMTIDYRVRGFTRDISGNKLFIDHEINSIQNYIPEDVKKLYEMIDVNVYQENIFHTKCKLKGFELNNYLFRYKKEQLTTEEEREIESRLKLEMDEIFYGKNIIN; this comes from the coding sequence ATGATGATTATTCCAGAGCAACGAATAATATTGCATGAATTTAATAATTTGACAAAATCATTAAGTTTTAATATGTATGATATTTGTTTTACGAGGACGAAACAAGAACGACAAGCGTACATAGAATACATTGATGAAGAGTATAGTGCGGAAAGGTTATCAAAAAAATTAAATCATGTAGCTGAAATTATTGGCGCTCATGTCTTAAGTGTAGCAAAACAAGATTATGTCCCGCAAGGCGCAAGTGTAACGATGTTAGTTTCAGAGGGGCCAATTGTCGAAGTGCCATCTGAATCTTATGAAGAAACACCAGGACCACTTCCTAATGCTGTTACGATGCAGTTAGATAAAAGTCATATAACTGTCCATACGTATCCAGAATATCATCCGATTGAAGGTATTAGTTCGTTTAGAGCCGATATTGATGTAGCCACATGCGGTGAAATATCTCCTCTAAAAGCATTAAATTATTTAATTTACTCGTTTGAAACTGATGTAATGACGATCGATTACCGCGTCCGAGGTTTTACTAGAGATATTAGTGGTAATAAGCTGTTTATTGACCATGAAATCAATTCAATTCAAAATTACATTCCAGAGGATGTAAAAAAATTATATGAGATGATTGATGTCAATGTCTATCAAGAAAACATCTTTCATACAAAATGTAAGCTAAAAGGTTTTGAATTGAACAACTATCTTTTTAGATATAAAAAAGAACAATTAACTACTGAGGAGGAGCGGGAGATCGAGAGCAGGTTAAAATTGGAAATGGATGAAATATTTTATGGGAAAAACATTATCAATTGA